The Ipomoea triloba cultivar NCNSP0323 chromosome 4, ASM357664v1 DNA segment CCTGTAACCGGCCCATAAGTAGACAAGTAGGCCCGTAAAGTTCAAACCCTAATAAAGAGAGCTAGGGTTTTGGCAATAGAACTCTCTGAGTATCAGGAGGTTGCCCTTACAGAGCCGTCGGGTCGAGCGTTCACTCTTTCTCCGCAGCTAAGCAGGCAGCTTCCCAAGCTCGACAATGGCCGTAGGGTAATCGTTTACTTCAATCTCTCATTGCCTCTATTCCAACGTGTacatacaaattattatttgcgTGTATTGGTACTGATATAATCCATATGCATTGCTGTTGTATTGCGTTACAGTAAGAACAAGAGGATCTCCAAGGGGAAGAAGGGAGGAAAGAAGAAGGCGTAAGTAGCTTCGGTTTAATTTCCGAAATCTGATcattgaaaaaaatttatatctatatataatgctttgaagatttaagaataaatttttggATTGTTTAATTTCGATttcaactttttatttatttacctcTCGGATGAAAAATAGAGCTGATCCATTCGCCAAGAAGGACTGGTATGATATCAAGGCTCCGTCAGTGTTCAGCACCAGGAACATCGGCAAGACGCTCGTTACCCGTACTCAGGGTACAAAGGTAAACTGAGTCTCCTTTTAGATCTAGTTTCTGtttaattatagttttttgtttattatgttATCCAGCCATTATTTCTGGGCtagaaaatgtgatacttttgatcattaaaaatttaaagaggTAGGAGTAGCCTTTGGCATGTTCATTCTGTGCAAATTAATTATGGGATTAAGGAGAGTTGCTGTGAAATCTTTCTGAAAAGAGAAATACATTAATGCAGAACATAATTTTTTGATTGTTTGTCAAAGATTATATGGCTTTGGAATGCAATATTTACTTTCAGATTAGGTATTAGTAATCTGAATAACAACTTGTAATTCATTAAGCATTTGTGCTCTATTATTTCAAATTCtgatgttttttattttgattcatTGTTGTGGAATGGATTAAAAAGTAAATGATCAGGAACTCATTTCCTTTTGTAAAATGGTtttaattcattcattttttgGGGTATTAGTTTTGCTTTCTCTTCTCATAGATAGAACTCACTAATAGTTGGCTAAATACTTTTGTTGTGTCgaagtttattttatttgattttattctttGGTGGTTGattttgttgacatttttgGCTGTGGCATTATCTTCTATTTCAAAGCACcccaaactaatttttttattattttcccaTTCAGATTGCTTCTGAAGGTCTGAAGCACCGTGTGTTTGAGGTATCATTGGCGGATCTCCAGAATGATGAGGATAATGCCTTCAGGAAGATTCGTCTTAGAGCTGAAGATGTTCAAGGAAGGAATGTCCTAACAAACTTCTGGGTATGACAGTGTCCATGGTGTTTGGTTTGCTGTTCACTCAAATTTTCTGTTCATGATTCTAATTTGATTCATCCAACCTGGCAGGGTATGGACttcacaactgataagttgagGTCATTGGTGAAGAAGTGGCAATCATTGATTGAGGCTCATGTGGATGTTAAAACCACTGACAACTATACCCTGAGGATGTTTTGCATTGGATTTACTAAGAAGCGTGTTAATCAGCAAAAGAGAACATGCTATGCTCAGTCAAGCCAGATTCGCCAGGTAAATTATATGTGCATGATTAACAAtcaagtgtgtgtatatattcgATAGAAGCTTATTTTCCTTGGTAGCgactgaaattatattttagaacCTATCTTTGTTAATGGCTAATGATTTTGAAATCTAGAGGCATATGTTTATGGTTCTATATAAGAGGTCTCAGGCTTTCCCACTTCCACAACTTGTACCAAAAAATATTGTTTAGATCTGTTAATTAAATCATTCTGTAGTCCTAGGAGTGTTATAAGTTCCTGATAATTTTTACCACTACAACCCTTTTTAGATTAAcagattatttttatttttcctagaTCCGCCGCAAGATGCGAGAGATTATGGTGAACCAAGCACAATCATGTGATCTCAAGGATTTGGTTCTGAAGTTCATTCCTGAGTCCATTGGCAGGGAAATTGAGAAGGCTACTTCAAGCATCTACCCTCTGCAGAATGTGTTTATCCGCAAGGTCAAGATCTTAAAAGCTCCCAAGTTTGACCTTGGAAAGTTGATGGAGGTAAGTGTTTTTGGCTTTTTGCCAATTAGTTCCCCTTGTTTGAGTGATATAATCCCTTTTCTGTGTAAAAGATCGAATATATGTTATCACATCCAGTATGCTTTTATAAATGGTGTTATCACACTTGCCAAAATATTGTTACCACATATACGTTTAGAAACTTCGTCTCTGAACCTTATCACATTAGTAATATATAATGAAtggtatttatttgtttgattgTGCAGGTCCATGGTGACTATACTGAAGATGTTGGTACAAAGTTGGACAGGCCTGCTGATGAACCAATTGCTGAGGCAACTGAGCCAGTCGGAGCTTGAAATGgagttttgatttgattttggaAGTTGTTATAGTTTTCCTTGAACAAGTTGAAGAATATATGTTTAATGTACTTTGGTCTGTTAGACAGTTTTGGGAAGGAGTTTTTGAGAAGCATCTTTCTATGAATTATTATGCAATGGTCTTTATTTATTAgagataaaaaaattttatgtgCCATTTTTCATCGTGTTAtatgtgggttttttttttcctcttttttttcttttcttcaaaaaCAAGAAACCATTAACTTCAGGAaattgttttataattttttattctattcCTTGTTTTTTATCTAGAAAAtttgtttactaa contains these protein-coding regions:
- the LOC116014822 gene encoding 40S ribosomal protein S3a-like, producing MAVGKNKRISKGKKGGKKKAADPFAKKDWYDIKAPSVFSTRNIGKTLVTRTQGTKIASEGLKHRVFEVSLADLQNDEDNAFRKIRLRAEDVQGRNVLTNFWGMDFTTDKLRSLVKKWQSLIEAHVDVKTTDNYTLRMFCIGFTKKRVNQQKRTCYAQSSQIRQIRRKMREIMVNQAQSCDLKDLVLKFIPESIGREIEKATSSIYPLQNVFIRKVKILKAPKFDLGKLMEVHGDYTEDVGTKLDRPADEPIAEATEPVGA